The following proteins are co-located in the Sphingomonas donggukensis genome:
- a CDS encoding glutathione S-transferase family protein yields MTEPTLKLYAHPLSSYCQKVLTALYENATPCEYCVLDGTEPVASRFAALWPIGKFPVLTDGDRMVAEASTIIEYLDAVHPGPMRFVPAAPLAAVEVRMLDRFVDNYVMTPQQKIVADVLRDGERDPRGVREAQAMLDTSYAWLDARMRGREWAAGSDFSLADCAAAPALLYADWSYPIPRRFADLWAYRDRLLARPSYARALDEARPYRHMFPLGAPEGRD; encoded by the coding sequence ATGACCGAACCCACGCTGAAGCTCTACGCCCACCCGCTTTCCTCCTATTGTCAGAAGGTTCTGACCGCCCTCTACGAGAACGCGACCCCGTGCGAATACTGCGTGCTCGACGGTACCGAGCCGGTCGCCAGCCGCTTCGCCGCGCTGTGGCCGATCGGCAAGTTTCCGGTGCTGACCGACGGCGATCGCATGGTCGCGGAGGCGAGCACGATCATCGAATACCTCGACGCCGTCCATCCCGGCCCGATGCGGTTCGTCCCCGCCGCCCCCCTCGCCGCGGTCGAAGTCAGGATGCTCGATCGCTTCGTCGACAATTATGTGATGACGCCGCAGCAGAAGATCGTCGCCGACGTGCTGCGCGATGGCGAGCGCGACCCGCGCGGGGTGCGCGAGGCGCAGGCGATGCTCGACACCAGCTACGCCTGGCTCGACGCGCGGATGCGGGGCCGCGAATGGGCGGCAGGGTCCGATTTCAGCCTGGCCGACTGCGCGGCGGCGCCGGCGCTGCTCTACGCCGACTGGTCCTATCCGATCCCGCGCCGCTTCGCAGACCTGTGGGCGTACCGCGACCGCCTGCTCGCGCGCCCGTCCTATGCCCGCGCGCTCGACGAGGCGCGGCCTTACCGCCACATGTTCCCGCTTGGCGCGCCGGAGGGACGCGATTAA
- the ligA gene encoding NAD-dependent DNA ligase LigA: MTAPSPATPEDAAAELERLAHDIARHNRLYHTDDAPEISDADYDALMRRNAAIEAAFPELVRADSPARLVGAAPSGHLAKVAHARPMMSLDNAFSAEDVADFVARVRRFLKLAENTPVALTAEPKIDGLSCSLRYEGRRLVRALTRGDGTTGEDVTANVRTIEDVPQSLPADAPDLVEIRGEIYMAKADFLALNARLLAEAEAAGKDARQFANPRNAAAGSLRQKDAAVTASRPLRFLVHGWGEASAVPGDTQYDVIRAVAGWGFPVADTFERCADTAAALAVYDRIEAQRADLPFDIDGVVYKVDRLDWQARLGSVGRAPRWALAHKFPAERAQTTLERISIQVGRTGKLTPVARLEPVTVGGVVVSNATLHNAHEIARLGVREGDRVVIQRAGDVIPQIVENLTRDTERPAYVFPDHCPDCGSEAVAEEGEVDIRCTGGLICPAQRLERLKHFVSRGALDIEGLGEKTLVEFIDLGWIAEPADIFRLAAHRDALVGREGWQAKSVDALLAAIAAKRAPDAARLLFGLGIRHVGQVTARDLMRMFVALPALRAAAEAAREGDADAAHRFALIDGVGPAVVTALGDFFHEPHNVRAWDDLLAEIAPPPFVVETRASPVSGKTVVFTGTLETMSRDEAKAQAESLGARVAGSVSAKTDLVVAGPGAGSKLKKAAELGIEVIDEAAWGRIVADAN, from the coding sequence ATGACCGCGCCGTCGCCCGCCACGCCCGAAGATGCCGCCGCCGAGCTGGAGCGGCTGGCGCACGACATCGCGCGGCACAACCGCCTCTATCACACCGACGACGCGCCCGAGATCAGCGACGCCGACTATGACGCGCTGATGCGCCGCAATGCCGCGATCGAGGCGGCGTTTCCCGAACTGGTGCGCGCCGATTCGCCCGCGCGGCTGGTCGGCGCTGCACCGTCGGGGCATCTTGCCAAGGTCGCGCACGCGCGCCCGATGATGAGCCTCGACAATGCGTTCTCGGCCGAGGACGTCGCCGATTTCGTCGCCCGCGTCCGCCGCTTCCTGAAGCTCGCCGAGAACACGCCGGTCGCGCTGACCGCAGAGCCCAAGATCGACGGGCTGTCCTGTTCGCTGCGCTACGAGGGGCGCCGGCTGGTCCGCGCGCTGACCCGCGGCGACGGGACGACCGGCGAGGACGTGACCGCCAACGTCCGCACGATCGAAGACGTGCCGCAGAGCCTGCCCGCGGACGCGCCCGATCTGGTCGAGATCCGCGGCGAGATTTACATGGCGAAGGCCGATTTCCTGGCGCTCAACGCTCGCCTGCTCGCCGAGGCCGAGGCGGCGGGCAAGGACGCGCGCCAGTTCGCGAATCCGCGCAACGCCGCCGCCGGATCGCTGCGTCAGAAGGATGCCGCCGTCACCGCCAGCCGACCCTTGCGCTTCCTGGTGCATGGTTGGGGCGAGGCGAGCGCGGTGCCGGGCGACACCCAATATGACGTGATCCGCGCGGTTGCCGGCTGGGGCTTCCCGGTCGCCGACACCTTCGAACGCTGCGCCGATACCGCCGCGGCGCTGGCGGTGTACGACCGGATCGAGGCGCAGCGCGCCGACCTGCCGTTCGACATCGACGGGGTGGTGTACAAGGTCGACCGCCTCGACTGGCAGGCGCGGCTGGGCAGCGTCGGGCGGGCGCCGCGCTGGGCGCTGGCGCACAAGTTTCCCGCCGAGCGCGCGCAGACGACGCTGGAGCGGATATCGATTCAGGTCGGGCGCACCGGCAAGCTGACCCCGGTCGCGCGGCTGGAGCCGGTGACGGTCGGCGGCGTGGTCGTCAGCAACGCGACGCTGCACAATGCGCACGAGATCGCGCGGTTGGGCGTGCGCGAGGGCGACCGCGTAGTCATCCAGCGCGCCGGTGACGTCATCCCGCAGATCGTCGAGAATCTGACCCGCGACACCGAGCGCCCCGCCTATGTCTTCCCCGATCACTGCCCCGACTGCGGCAGCGAGGCGGTGGCCGAGGAAGGCGAGGTCGACATTCGCTGCACCGGCGGCCTGATCTGTCCGGCGCAGCGGCTCGAACGGCTGAAGCACTTCGTCAGCCGCGGCGCGCTGGATATCGAGGGGCTGGGGGAGAAGACGCTGGTCGAGTTCATCGACCTCGGCTGGATCGCCGAGCCCGCCGACATCTTCCGCCTGGCCGCGCACCGCGACGCGCTGGTCGGGCGCGAGGGGTGGCAGGCGAAATCGGTCGATGCGCTGCTCGCCGCGATCGCGGCGAAGCGCGCGCCCGATGCCGCGCGGCTGCTGTTCGGGCTGGGCATCCGCCACGTCGGGCAAGTGACCGCGCGCGACCTGATGCGGATGTTCGTCGCGCTGCCCGCATTGCGTGCGGCAGCGGAAGCGGCACGGGAGGGTGACGCCGACGCCGCGCACCGTTTCGCGCTGATCGACGGCGTCGGCCCCGCCGTCGTCACCGCGCTCGGCGACTTCTTCCATGAGCCGCACAATGTGCGCGCGTGGGACGACCTGCTCGCCGAAATCGCGCCGCCGCCGTTCGTGGTCGAGACGCGCGCCTCACCGGTCAGCGGCAAGACGGTGGTGTTCACCGGCACTCTTGAGACGATGAGCCGCGACGAGGCCAAGGCGCAGGCCGAATCCCTCGGCGCGCGCGTGGCCGGGTCGGTGTCGGCGAAGACCGACCTGGTCGTCGCGGGCCCGGGCGCCGGATCGAAGTTGAAGAAGGCCGCCGAGCTCGGCATCGAGGTGATCGACGAGGCGGCGTGGGGTCGGATTGTCGCGGACGCGAATTAG
- a CDS encoding putative bifunctional diguanylate cyclase/phosphodiesterase yields the protein MIQSLRGIGGGVRRFAGGVDSWDEETQRRALLSLKLVNEFEEQGSGWFWQTDREGRMTYLSSKVACQVTPIGKPALGLPLTTLFQIDSDQPDTERTLGFHLSSRTSFAEYSVRPGTEDTERWWSISGRPMVDERGNFQGFIGWGSDLTEKRRSEAEITRLALFDSLTGLANRQRMKLSLDQTLALTATSYRQVSLLLLDLDRFKAVNDTLGHQVGDELLKQVASRLLRTVGDAGLVGRLGGDEFQVVLPSESHRDRLATLANNIIVALSAPYFIGGSSVTIGCSIGIAIAPDDGSDSETLVRNADLALYAAKGDGRGLHRFYQQEMLAGAQSRKVLEDDLRQALVQNQLHVAYQPLVATSDARIVGYEALLRWEHPIRGGISPADFIPIAEECGMIETLGEWVMRTACHDAAQWPDHVRVAVNVSPIQFANPALPSIVANALASSGIAPDRLELEITEGVFLNETASSDAMFASLKGLGVRLSLDDFGTGYSSLGYLRKAPFDKIKIDQSFVRGAAIAGNRNAAIIKAIVTLADTLGMETTAEGVETQDEIALIRELGCSHIQGWVYGKAMRAEIVLEVLQAGGQARLVGHRTSRAARVKMLRWAKLEIGGSRGDVRIRNLSTTGAMIDGVAFDGDVEGLKVRIEIVEGRMIDAEMRWSADGQAGIAFAEPIDLERLTAPVSKIRRAAA from the coding sequence ATGATTCAATCCTTGCGGGGTATCGGCGGTGGCGTGCGGCGGTTTGCCGGCGGCGTCGACAGCTGGGACGAGGAGACGCAGCGCCGCGCGCTCCTGTCGCTGAAGCTCGTCAACGAATTCGAGGAACAGGGTTCGGGCTGGTTCTGGCAGACCGACCGCGAAGGTCGGATGACCTATCTGTCGTCGAAGGTCGCGTGCCAGGTGACCCCGATCGGCAAGCCCGCACTCGGCCTGCCGCTGACCACCCTGTTCCAGATCGACAGCGACCAGCCCGATACCGAACGCACGCTCGGCTTCCACCTGTCGTCGCGCACCTCCTTCGCCGAATATTCGGTGCGGCCGGGGACCGAGGATACCGAACGCTGGTGGTCGATCTCGGGCCGCCCGATGGTCGATGAGCGCGGCAATTTCCAGGGCTTCATCGGCTGGGGCAGCGACCTGACCGAAAAGCGCCGGTCGGAGGCGGAGATCACGCGCCTCGCGCTGTTCGACAGCCTGACCGGGCTAGCCAACCGCCAGCGCATGAAGCTGTCGCTCGACCAGACGCTGGCGCTGACCGCGACGTCGTACCGGCAGGTGTCGCTGCTGCTGCTCGACCTCGACCGGTTCAAGGCGGTCAACGACACGCTCGGCCACCAGGTCGGCGACGAATTGCTGAAGCAGGTCGCGAGCCGGTTGCTGCGCACGGTCGGCGACGCAGGCCTCGTCGGGCGGCTGGGCGGCGACGAATTCCAGGTCGTGCTGCCGAGCGAATCGCACCGCGACCGGCTGGCGACGCTGGCCAACAACATCATCGTCGCGCTGTCGGCGCCCTATTTCATCGGCGGGTCGTCGGTGACGATCGGCTGTTCGATCGGCATCGCCATCGCGCCCGACGATGGCAGCGATTCGGAGACGCTGGTGCGCAACGCCGACCTCGCGCTGTACGCCGCCAAGGGCGACGGGCGCGGGCTGCACCGCTTCTATCAGCAGGAGATGCTGGCCGGCGCGCAGAGCCGCAAGGTGCTGGAGGACGATCTGCGCCAGGCGCTGGTGCAGAACCAACTGCACGTCGCCTACCAGCCGCTCGTCGCCACCTCCGACGCGCGGATCGTCGGGTATGAGGCGCTGCTGCGCTGGGAACATCCGATCCGTGGGGGCATCAGCCCGGCCGACTTCATCCCGATCGCCGAGGAATGCGGGATGATCGAGACGCTGGGCGAATGGGTGATGCGCACCGCCTGCCACGACGCGGCGCAGTGGCCGGACCATGTCCGCGTCGCGGTGAACGTATCGCCGATCCAGTTCGCGAACCCCGCGCTCCCCTCGATCGTCGCCAATGCGCTGGCCAGTTCGGGCATTGCGCCCGACCGGCTGGAGCTGGAGATTACCGAGGGCGTGTTCCTGAACGAAACCGCGTCGTCCGACGCGATGTTCGCGAGCCTGAAGGGCCTAGGCGTGCGCCTCAGCCTCGACGATTTCGGTACCGGCTATTCGTCGCTCGGCTATCTGCGCAAGGCGCCGTTCGACAAGATCAAGATCGACCAGAGCTTCGTGCGCGGCGCCGCGATCGCGGGCAACCGCAACGCCGCGATCATCAAGGCGATCGTGACGCTGGCCGATACGCTGGGCATGGAAACCACCGCCGAAGGCGTCGAGACGCAGGACGAGATCGCACTGATCCGCGAACTCGGGTGCAGCCACATCCAGGGCTGGGTGTACGGCAAGGCGATGCGCGCCGAAATCGTGCTGGAGGTGCTGCAAGCCGGCGGTCAGGCGCGGCTGGTCGGCCATCGCACCAGCCGCGCGGCGCGGGTGAAGATGCTGCGCTGGGCGAAGCTGGAGATCGGCGGATCGCGCGGCGACGTGCGTATCCGCAACCTGTCGACCACCGGCGCGATGATCGACGGGGTCGCGTTCGACGGCGATGTCGAGGGGCTGAAGGTCCGCATCGAAATCGTCGAGGGCCGCATGATCGACGCCGAGATGCGCTGGTCGGCGGACGGACAGGCGGGGATCGCCTTTGCCGAGCCGATCGACCTGGAGCGGCTCACCGCGCCGGTCAGCAAGATCCGCCGCGCCGCCGCGTGA
- a CDS encoding MBL fold metallo-hydrolase, whose product MILTALRIAVTILLWLAIAVGLAVTIVPHFLDRVYYRGDVSDHFDGARFFNPDGDDTTAPPTGGSRGGFFWRYVTGNDGRPAWPTTVPVAAGKPAASVAGDAMVATWIGHATTLIQTRGVNILTDPVWSERAGPLGFGPKRVAAPGVALADLPRIHVVLISHNHYDHLDLATLKALWQRDRPLIVTALGNDAILRSVGIEAQALDWGQSVAVGDPAAAVRVHVTRNHHWGSRWFADRNRALWSSFVVALPGGNVFFAGDTGMGDGNWPVEAAALGPIRLALIPIGAFRFVPGQMVSGSHIGPIDAVEVFRRLGAARAFPIHWGTFRLSYEAYDTPPKLLAAAMRCTGQSGFAPVAIGVPQVVAPYAAPAAAPPLTREALVACLDTPAVRALQ is encoded by the coding sequence ATGATCCTGACCGCGCTGCGCATCGCCGTGACCATCCTGCTGTGGCTGGCGATCGCCGTCGGGCTGGCGGTGACGATCGTCCCCCACTTCCTCGACCGCGTCTATTACCGCGGCGACGTCAGCGACCATTTCGACGGCGCGCGCTTCTTCAATCCCGATGGCGACGACACCACCGCCCCGCCGACCGGGGGCAGCCGCGGCGGCTTCTTCTGGCGCTACGTGACCGGCAACGACGGGCGACCCGCATGGCCGACGACGGTGCCGGTCGCCGCGGGCAAACCTGCCGCGAGCGTGGCCGGCGACGCGATGGTCGCGACGTGGATCGGCCACGCGACGACGCTGATCCAGACGCGAGGGGTCAACATCCTGACCGACCCGGTGTGGAGCGAGCGCGCCGGCCCCCTAGGCTTCGGGCCGAAGCGCGTGGCGGCCCCCGGCGTCGCGCTCGCCGACTTGCCGCGCATCCACGTCGTCCTCATCAGCCACAATCACTACGACCATCTCGACCTCGCCACGCTGAAGGCGCTGTGGCAACGCGATCGCCCGCTGATCGTCACCGCGCTCGGCAACGACGCGATCCTGCGCTCAGTGGGAATAGAGGCGCAGGCGCTCGATTGGGGCCAGTCGGTGGCGGTCGGCGATCCCGCCGCTGCGGTCCGCGTCCACGTCACCCGCAACCATCACTGGGGCAGCCGCTGGTTCGCCGACCGCAATCGTGCCTTGTGGTCGAGCTTCGTGGTCGCGCTGCCCGGCGGCAACGTCTTCTTCGCCGGCGACACCGGCATGGGCGACGGCAACTGGCCGGTAGAGGCGGCTGCCCTCGGGCCGATCCGCCTGGCGCTGATCCCGATCGGCGCGTTCCGCTTCGTCCCCGGGCAGATGGTGTCGGGCAGCCACATCGGCCCTATCGACGCGGTCGAGGTGTTCCGCCGGCTGGGCGCCGCGCGCGCCTTCCCGATCCACTGGGGCACCTTCCGCCTGAGCTACGAGGCGTATGATACGCCGCCCAAGCTGCTGGCGGCGGCGATGCGCTGCACCGGCCAGAGCGGCTTCGCCCCGGTCGCGATCGGCGTGCCGCAGGTCGTCGCGCCCTATGCCGCGCCCGCCGCAGCGCCCCCGCTGACCCGCGAGGCGCTGGTCGCCTGCCTCGACACGCCGGCGGTGCGCGCGCTGCAATGA
- a CDS encoding fumarate hydratase, with amino-acid sequence MTVTIRPADLIESVADALQFISYYHPMDYIRALGVAYEAEQSPAAKDAIAQILTNSRMCAEGHRPICQDTGIVTVFVKWGQDCRLDGSQSLQEVVDEGVRRAYLHPENKLRASILADPAFTRRNTKDNTPSVLHVEMVPGATVSVDVAAKGGGSENKSKFKMMNPSDSIVDWVLEMIPQMGAGWCPPGMLGIGIGGTAEKAMLLAKQSLMGSIDMAQLKARGPQDDIEALRIELYDKVNALGIGAQGLGGLSTILDVKILDWPTHAASKPVAMIPNCAATRHAHFTLDGSGPVYLEAPKLADWPDVNWTPDKAAIRVDLDTLSPQVVQSWKHGDRLLLNGKMLTGRDAAHKRIADMLAKGEELPVSFKGRVIYYVGPVDPVGAEVVGPAGPTTATRMDKFTRMMLDQGLLAMVGKAERGPAATQAIAEAKSAYLMAVGGAAYLVARAIKGSRVVGFEDLGMEAIYEFEVADFPVTVAVDSEGQNVHTLAPLVWREKIAKEGLLAGV; translated from the coding sequence ATGACCGTCACGATCCGCCCCGCCGACCTGATCGAAAGCGTCGCCGACGCGCTGCAGTTCATCAGCTACTACCACCCAATGGATTATATCCGCGCACTGGGCGTCGCCTATGAGGCTGAGCAGAGCCCGGCCGCCAAGGACGCCATCGCGCAGATCCTGACCAACAGCCGCATGTGCGCGGAGGGGCATCGCCCGATCTGCCAGGACACCGGCATCGTCACGGTGTTCGTGAAGTGGGGCCAGGATTGCCGCCTGGACGGATCGCAGAGCCTGCAGGAGGTCGTCGACGAGGGCGTGCGCCGCGCCTACCTCCATCCCGAGAACAAACTGCGCGCCTCGATCCTCGCCGACCCCGCCTTCACCCGCCGCAATACGAAGGACAATACGCCGAGCGTCCTTCACGTCGAGATGGTCCCCGGCGCGACCGTCAGCGTCGACGTCGCGGCCAAGGGGGGCGGTTCGGAGAACAAGTCCAAGTTCAAGATGATGAACCCCAGCGACTCGATCGTCGACTGGGTGCTGGAGATGATCCCCCAGATGGGCGCCGGCTGGTGCCCGCCCGGCATGCTCGGCATCGGCATCGGCGGGACCGCGGAAAAGGCGATGCTGCTCGCCAAGCAATCGCTGATGGGCAGCATCGACATGGCCCAGCTGAAGGCGCGCGGGCCCCAGGACGATATCGAGGCTTTGCGCATCGAGCTGTATGACAAGGTCAATGCGCTCGGCATCGGCGCGCAGGGGCTGGGCGGGCTTTCCACCATCCTCGACGTGAAGATCCTCGACTGGCCGACTCATGCCGCGTCGAAGCCGGTGGCGATGATCCCCAATTGCGCGGCGACCCGCCACGCGCACTTCACGCTCGACGGGTCGGGGCCGGTGTATCTCGAGGCGCCGAAGCTCGCCGACTGGCCCGACGTCAACTGGACGCCCGACAAGGCGGCGATCCGCGTCGATCTCGACACGCTGAGCCCGCAAGTCGTGCAGAGCTGGAAGCACGGCGACCGCCTGCTCCTGAACGGAAAGATGCTGACCGGCCGCGACGCCGCGCACAAGCGAATCGCCGACATGCTGGCCAAGGGCGAGGAGCTGCCCGTCAGCTTCAAGGGCCGCGTGATCTACTACGTCGGCCCGGTCGATCCGGTCGGCGCAGAAGTCGTCGGCCCCGCGGGCCCGACCACCGCGACCCGGATGGACAAGTTCACCCGGATGATGCTCGATCAGGGCCTGCTCGCAATGGTCGGCAAGGCCGAACGCGGCCCCGCCGCGACCCAGGCGATCGCCGAGGCGAAGTCCGCCTACCTGATGGCGGTCGGCGGCGCCGCCTACCTCGTCGCCCGCGCGATCAAGGGGTCGCGGGTCGTCGGCTTCGAGGATCTGGGCATGGAGGCGATCTACGAATTCGAGGTCGCCGATTTCCCGGTAACAGTCGCCGTCGATAGCGAAGGCCAGAACGTCCATACGCTCGCCCCGCTGGTATGGCGGGAGAAAATCGCGAAGGAAGGGTTGCTGGCGGGGGTGTGA
- a CDS encoding opacity protein produces the protein MRKTYLAAVLAATTLAVPAFAQDVPADQTTSTEATAPDGTRAFGIEPYFGIMGGWEQFDSEPNRAGIPQVNRNNELNGSLVQGVAGVNVPLGPVFVGAEGNVAKGVSGDIDWEYGAAGRFGLRAGDSGLIYGKVGYQWVNFAKRVPGNRDYNDVTYGAGFEVGPKDIGLGGITGNSGFRLRGEVSTFGDFHSFRPMLGVITHF, from the coding sequence ATGCGCAAGACTTATCTCGCCGCCGTCCTCGCCGCGACCACGCTCGCGGTCCCCGCTTTCGCGCAGGACGTGCCCGCCGATCAGACGACCTCGACCGAGGCGACCGCGCCAGACGGCACTCGCGCGTTCGGCATCGAGCCGTATTTCGGCATCATGGGCGGCTGGGAGCAGTTCGACAGCGAGCCGAACCGTGCCGGCATCCCGCAGGTCAACCGCAACAACGAGCTGAACGGCAGCCTGGTGCAGGGCGTCGCCGGCGTGAACGTGCCGCTGGGCCCGGTGTTCGTCGGTGCCGAGGGCAACGTCGCCAAGGGCGTGTCGGGCGACATCGACTGGGAATATGGCGCCGCCGGCCGCTTCGGCCTGCGCGCCGGTGACTCGGGGCTCATCTACGGCAAGGTCGGCTACCAGTGGGTCAACTTCGCCAAGCGCGTGCCCGGCAACCGCGACTATAACGACGTCACTTACGGCGCCGGCTTCGAAGTCGGCCCGAAGGACATCGGCCTGGGCGGCATCACCGGCAACTCGGGCTTCCGCCTGCGCGGCGAAGTGTCGACCTTCGGCGACTTCCACAGCTTTCGCCCGATGCTGGGTGTCATCACGCACTTCTGA
- a CDS encoding TonB-dependent receptor — protein MRMKLYAGVAFAALLVPGAAFAQSTGSIDFENEGEIVVTGARTNDAGGIEVPDTSKAKAVLNQEFISRQAPGQTINDTINNLPGVSFQNNDPFGSAGGTLTIRGFDSTRISQTFDGVPLNDSGNYAIYSNQQLDPELIEQVNVNLGTTDVDSPTAGATGSTVNYRTIVPSKDFSVKVVGSRGDFDYFRTFGLIQTGEIFDGGPRMFFAASQARNNVVFNNVGKIRKQQYNARIWQDLGTNGDFISVSGHYNVNRNNFQGSLPLRYDTTIQTVSGTSPNQTIATAPRVLGSGSANRFLIGNEDPRYSVGVGDANYTNGRCLTNQVARAGVADTANSCGSTFDERFNPSNTGNFRGASRFSITDSVVLTVDPSYQFVKANGGGTVVAQEALRDVNPALLNPALPSSSTNPANSNCNTTGNSPTTSCQSGYIGGVPYFGRDLNGDGDTLDTIRVLAPSQTGTKRIGVIAGLRWNLNDDNTFRLNYTYDRARHRQTGEVGFLFADGKPRDVFPINSPAVDVGGNVLQKRDRLSYAILHQVSGEYRGEFFDNNLVVNLGIRAPFFKRNLTNYCATSSAAGFVECFGTNTAAQSAYLSTNPTVTIAPGTTAPIQGPQQRIFNYKKILPNVGLTYNLTNQFSTFFNYSKGLQVPGTDNLYNSFFFPLTTAQARPRPETTDNFDGGLRFRSSKIQAQFTGWYTDYKDRLASSYDPDLDRTVYRNLGRVKKFGFDGSIAYQPIREFSVYAFGSYLDSKIQDNVLIGRTTVAGPLGAAGTAYYANTAGKREGGSPTYTFGGGANAILGPVELGFTAKRTGPRYIYDTNEVVRQALTVNGVVQTFQIYDNKTPAYTLVDANARVGLEWAGLNKETYFQFNLINVFDEKYVGGFQSNLNQGPTFNTAGTITNYGSPPNAQLGNPRTFIASLIVGF, from the coding sequence ATGCGCATGAAGCTGTATGCCGGCGTGGCGTTTGCCGCGCTGCTGGTTCCGGGGGCGGCCTTCGCACAGTCGACCGGCTCGATCGATTTCGAGAATGAAGGCGAGATCGTCGTCACCGGCGCCCGCACCAACGACGCCGGCGGCATCGAGGTTCCGGACACGTCGAAGGCGAAGGCTGTCCTGAATCAGGAATTCATCAGCCGCCAAGCACCGGGCCAGACGATCAACGACACGATCAACAACCTGCCGGGCGTCAGCTTCCAGAACAACGATCCGTTCGGTTCGGCGGGCGGCACGCTCACCATCCGCGGCTTCGATTCGACCCGCATCAGCCAGACGTTCGACGGCGTGCCGCTGAACGATTCGGGCAACTACGCGATCTATTCGAACCAGCAGCTCGATCCCGAGCTGATCGAGCAGGTCAACGTCAACCTGGGCACCACCGACGTCGATTCGCCGACCGCCGGCGCGACCGGTTCGACCGTCAACTACCGCACGATCGTGCCGTCGAAGGACTTCAGCGTGAAGGTCGTCGGCAGCCGCGGCGACTTCGACTATTTCCGCACCTTCGGCCTCATCCAGACCGGTGAGATCTTCGACGGCGGTCCGCGCATGTTCTTCGCCGCCAGCCAGGCGCGCAACAACGTCGTGTTCAACAACGTCGGCAAGATCCGCAAGCAGCAGTACAATGCGCGTATCTGGCAGGACCTGGGCACGAACGGCGACTTCATCTCGGTGTCGGGCCACTACAACGTCAACCGCAACAACTTCCAGGGCTCGCTGCCGCTGCGCTACGACACGACGATCCAGACGGTCTCGGGCACCAGCCCCAACCAGACGATCGCTACCGCGCCGCGCGTGCTGGGCTCCGGCTCGGCCAACCGCTTCCTGATCGGTAACGAGGATCCGCGCTACTCGGTCGGCGTGGGCGATGCGAACTACACGAACGGCCGCTGCCTGACCAACCAGGTGGCACGCGCCGGCGTCGCCGATACCGCCAACAGCTGCGGCTCGACCTTCGACGAGCGTTTCAACCCGTCGAACACCGGCAACTTCCGCGGCGCCTCGCGCTTCTCGATCACCGACAGCGTCGTGCTGACGGTCGATCCGAGCTATCAGTTCGTCAAGGCGAACGGTGGCGGCACGGTCGTGGCGCAGGAGGCCCTCCGCGACGTCAACCCGGCGCTGCTGAACCCGGCGCTGCCGTCGTCGTCGACCAACCCCGCCAACTCGAACTGCAACACGACCGGCAACAGCCCGACGACGAGCTGCCAGTCGGGCTACATCGGCGGCGTGCCCTATTTCGGGCGCGACCTGAACGGTGACGGCGATACGCTCGACACGATCCGCGTGCTGGCCCCCAGCCAGACCGGCACGAAGCGCATCGGCGTGATCGCCGGCCTGCGCTGGAACCTGAACGACGACAACACCTTCCGCCTCAACTACACCTATGACCGTGCGCGGCACCGTCAGACCGGCGAAGTCGGCTTCCTGTTCGCCGACGGCAAGCCGCGCGACGTGTTCCCGATCAACTCGCCGGCCGTCGACGTCGGCGGCAACGTGCTGCAGAAGCGTGACCGTCTATCGTACGCGATCCTGCACCAGGTGTCGGGCGAATATCGCGGCGAGTTCTTCGACAACAATCTGGTCGTGAACCTCGGCATCCGTGCGCCGTTCTTCAAGCGCAACCTGACCAACTATTGCGCCACGTCGAGCGCTGCCGGCTTCGTCGAGTGCTTCGGCACCAACACTGCCGCGCAGTCCGCCTATCTGTCGACCAACCCGACCGTCACGATCGCGCCCGGCACCACCGCGCCGATCCAGGGTCCGCAGCAGCGCATCTTCAACTACAAGAAGATCCTGCCGAACGTCGGCCTGACGTATAACCTGACGAACCAGTTCTCGACCTTCTTCAACTATTCGAAGGGTCTGCAGGTGCCGGGCACGGACAACCTGTACAACTCGTTCTTCTTCCCGCTGACCACGGCGCAGGCGCGCCCGCGTCCGGAGACGACCGACAACTTCGACGGTGGCCTCCGCTTCCGTTCGTCGAAGATCCAGGCGCAGTTCACCGGCTGGTACACCGACTATAAGGATCGCCTGGCCTCGTCCTACGATCCCGACCTCGACCGCACCGTGTACCGCAACCTGGGCCGCGTGAAGAAGTTCGGCTTCGACGGGTCGATCGCCTACCAGCCGATCCGCGAATTCAGCGTCTATGCGTTCGGTTCGTATCTCGACTCGAAGATCCAGGACAACGTCCTGATCGGTCGCACCACGGTTGCAGGGCCGCTCGGCGCTGCGGGCACGGCATACTACGCCAACACCGCCGGCAAGCGTGAGGGCGGTTCGCCGACCTACACCTTCGGTGGCGGCGCGAATGCGATCCTGGGCCCGGTCGAGCTGGGCTTCACCGCCAAGCGCACCGGCCCACGCTACATCTACGACACGAACGAGGTCGTCCGTCAGGCACTGACCGTCAACGGCGTGGTGCAGACGTTCCAGATCTACGACAACAAGACGCCGGCTTACACGCTGGTCGATGCCAATGCGCGTGTCGGCCTGGAGTGGGCGGGGCTGAACAAGGAAACCTATTTCCAGTTCAACCTCATCAACGTCTTCGACGAGAAGTACGTCGGTGGCTTCCAGAGCAACCTGAACCAGGGGCCGACGTTCAACACCGCCGGCACGATCACCAACTACGGTTCGCCGCCCAACGCACAGCTGGGCAACCCGCGCACCTTCATCGCATCGCTCATCGTCGGCTTCTAA